The Amphiprion ocellaris isolate individual 3 ecotype Okinawa chromosome 12, ASM2253959v1, whole genome shotgun sequence region CCGTTCGCACACAGAACACAGTGGCGCCGCCCACCGCCCACATACTTGAACCACcagcttcctcttcctcacaATAACAACAGCTGGCAGCAGTTAAAGATGGCCGCCGCAACCATAGCGGGGCTCGATGCCCACAGGATGGAGGAAAAGAAGTTCGAATACTTCTCCTCCATCAACTCCATGGCCAAGAAAATAATGCAGGAGAGGGAGAAAATCAAAGCCAAACACGGTTCGTCTTGGGAGAAAATGACGCCACAAGAGCAAGACAACGCCATCGACAACTGCATGATGGACCCCCATATCCGAGCCCGATACGCTATGCACAGAGTAGACCGCGAAGAGGTGGTCTGTTACCCCAAACTGCTCATTCAGACGGGCCAGAAGATAGTTCATTTCGGTGAAGAGGTACTTAGACCACGTTAacgtttatatttttaatggctttttaacGTGTTTAGAGGGAAGAATAGCCCGTGCTGTCATGGTTGCTAACAGTAGCCACATAGCCGCTAAAATATGTTGGTAAACGTCACGGCTGCTATTTAATATGTAACCTAGCAACTAGATAGATGTAATTGTGGAATTTTGTTTGATAGATTTACAAAAGAATCCAATTTGTAGACACGCCCATAATACATAAGTATTAGCTATACAAAATCTAAGTATCTAAATTGATGTGTGGTTTGTATATTTTGGGGTTTTCTCACGTCttcctttctgttttgttagtttagacATTCACATAATGCgatttttccactaaaaataaACCTACATGTGTATTTAATTGCACTTACACACTTTGTCTAAGGTCCTGAGTACAGCATGTGTCTCACTACaacatacatttgtctgtttagGATATTACCTGGCAAGATGAGCACTCTGCCCCCTTCTCATGGGAGACCAAGGTAATTCAAAcgttaaaatcatatttttggCATGCATCCTTGTACAATGCATTGTAATTTGAAGTTCAAGGCTATGTTTGTTTGGGTTATGCCTGAAATATCTGGAGCTCTGTATTTGTGAATCTACATACTGTTAAACATAAATCTCATTTTCCAGAGTCAACTGGAGTTCAGCTTGACATCAGGCTCTGCAGAGGGGATCTCTGCCTCACAGGCTGACTCAAAATCCACCAAGGTTCCTCATTCCAGCCAGCTTGGCAAAAGTACACCAGGAACCAAGGTATGATTAGCCATTGTgagtgttttatttgaaaaagaaatgtttaccCAAATGGCAATGGACTTGTAGTTTTAAGTTTGTCTGACCCAGAGTTGAATATGACCGGATTAAATCATTATGTTCACATTTAGTAGAAACTTGGGATGAGTAATGCCCAAGCAGTCAAGCTTTAGACTGATAATTGAATGTTGTCAGGGTACCTTTGGGCCTCTGGGATGGACCTACATCACAGTGAAGAAATATAGGTCACCTAGTTGTTTCATGTGAtcttttactgctgcttttctctgatGACCAGAAATGTGAACATGCTTTTTACACAGAAAGTTTATTGTAGCCAAATGAATATCTGAgttaatatatattaatatgtGTATTATTCAAAACAAAAGTCACATCTTACAGAATTTTATAGCAACACATCAGCAAATTTGAGCAACCTGGTGTGCAGATTTATCGTATACATTTAAGTGAATGTggtagtgtttttgtgttatctgTCTCATGaaatttcaaatacaaatagggtttttctgtgatcatttcacagttcacatttttttcctcatgatAACATCTTGCTGTATCTACAGATACTGCTTTCTTGGCTTGTGTGAGATGTACATGTTTCTAGACAGAATTTCTCACTAAATACCTTCAATCTTTACGCACATTTTTaagtagaatttttttaaattttcacttCAGAACTTTACCAGAGTAGCGATGCCGCTTAATGTTCCATGAATGCAGCATGTATTCAGTGGGAGAATGTAATGAAATGTGATTGCAATCATGAAGGTGTCTGTCAGTGAGGGGCGGCGGCCAGAGGAGGAGTCATCTTTCTGGAAGATCAGTGCTGAGAGGTCCAGGCTGGAGGGAGAGCAAGCTGACTTCCAGTCCCTGACACCCAGCCAGATCAAATCCCtagaaaaaggagagaaatcACTTCCTTCTTACCGCCGACAGGTAAGCACTAAAAAATACCACCACAACACACGTAATAATtactgtttgttgtcatttctttttgtaGGAACAGCTTTCAAGCAACTGGTATGTCTTTGTCATTGTCTGTTTCTGAACAATGTCAGAAGATTGGTGTTTGTTGCTTGTTagtcaaactgaaaatgttaacgaaagccatatttatttttctgcaggaaTCCTCTGTTACCTCCAAGGAGCATGAGGCAGCAGAGCATCACCCTCCACCTCCCGCCAGGTCCACCAAGCAGAGAGCACCCAAGCCTCCTGCTCCACAGCCTCCTCTCCCTGCCGCTGTTAGCGCAACTCCGGCGTCCATCTCCATCTCGCCAAACCCACCCCCACCTGTCAGCGTCTCCTCTTCAGTTGCAGGCTGGGAGAGATCTCAGAGCACCTTGCCATCAGTCAGCAACACCTTGGATGAAATGTTCTCTTCCAGCCTGATGTCCAAGCCTTCCAACCTCTCTGCCAGtgtggag contains the following coding sequences:
- the c12h1orf198 gene encoding uncharacterized protein C1orf198 homolog isoform X1 encodes the protein MAAATIAGLDAHRMEEKKFEYFSSINSMAKKIMQEREKIKAKHGSSWEKMTPQEQDNAIDNCMMDPHIRARYAMHRVDREEVVCYPKLLIQTGQKIVHFGEEDITWQDEHSAPFSWETKSQLEFSLTSGSAEGISASQADSKSTKVPHSSQLGKSTPGTKVSVSEGRRPEEESSFWKISAERSRLEGEQADFQSLTPSQIKSLEKGEKSLPSYRRQESSVTSKEHEAAEHHPPPPARSTKQRAPKPPAPQPPLPAAVSATPASISISPNPPPPVSVSSSVAGWERSQSTLPSVSNTLDEMFSSSLMSKPSNLSASVEKEKEEEGSPNFDNSPTFSQVDQEKLSIHTQQPYMLPWLPNEFNTSNSVLKTGFDFLDNW
- the c12h1orf198 gene encoding uncharacterized protein C1orf198 homolog isoform X2: MAAATIAGLDAHRMEEKKFEYFSSINSMAKKIMQEREKIKAKHGSSWEKMTPQEQDNAIDNCMMDPHIRARYAMHRVDREEVVCYPKLLIQTGQKIVHFGEEDITWQDEHSAPFSWETKSQLEFSLTSGSAEGISASQADSKSTKVPHSSQLGKSTPGTKVSVSEGRRPEEESSFWKISAERSRLEGEQADFQSLTPSQIKSLEKGEKSLPSYRRQESSVTSKEHEAAEHHPPPPARSTKQRAPKPPAPQPPLPAAVSATPASISISPNPPPPVSVSSSVAGWERSQSTLPSVSNTLDEMFSSSLMSKPSNLSASVEKEKEEEGSPNFDNSPTFSQFNTSNSVLKTGFDFLDNW